The proteins below are encoded in one region of Ephemeroptericola cinctiostellae:
- a CDS encoding LysE family translocator → MTPEFLLTTFIIVASPGTGAIYTLAAGLSRGAKASVFAAFACTLGILPHLAAALLGLAALLHASAVAFNAIKYAGIVYLLYMAWHTLRETGALNVSTEHIQHSNARILMDGVLLNILNPKLSIFFVAFLPQFISSQEIHPLFQMAELSGVFMLMTFIVFSMYGVLAASMRDHVVSRPNVMMWMRRSFAAAFGALAVKLALTERT, encoded by the coding sequence ATGACACCAGAGTTTTTGTTGACCACATTCATCATTGTTGCTTCCCCTGGCACGGGAGCCATTTATACCTTGGCCGCAGGTTTATCTCGTGGGGCAAAAGCCAGCGTGTTTGCGGCTTTTGCCTGTACCCTAGGTATTTTGCCGCACTTGGCCGCCGCGCTGCTGGGTTTGGCTGCTTTGTTGCACGCCAGTGCGGTGGCATTTAACGCCATTAAGTATGCGGGCATCGTTTATTTGTTGTACATGGCGTGGCACACCTTGCGGGAAACAGGAGCGTTGAATGTCAGCACCGAACACATACAGCACAGCAATGCGCGCATATTAATGGATGGTGTTTTGCTCAATATTTTAAATCCAAAACTGTCCATCTTCTTTGTGGCCTTTTTACCGCAATTCATTTCATCACAAGAAATTCATCCATTGTTTCAAATGGCGGAGTTGTCAGGTGTTTTTATGCTGATGACATTCATTGTGTTCTCAATGTATGGCGTGCTTGCTGCCAGCATGCGTGATCACGTCGTGTCTCGCCCCAATGTGATGATGTGGATGCGCCGCAGTTTTGCTGCAGCATTTGGCGCTTTGGCAGTAAAGCTGGCTTTGACTGAGCGCACATAA